In a single window of the Candidatus Binatia bacterium genome:
- a CDS encoding SRPBCC family protein: MPTLPHHHATSARVRALAEKLFAFLDDHARLSSHMTRSSWMMGRGRMQIEFDDGRGQRIGSRIRLAGRVFGIELSLDEVVTERNPPYRKVWETIGAPKLLVIGHYRMGFEITTQGNDSALRVFIDYALPEAPPARWLGYMLGRYYARWCTQRMAKDAMRHFALVAKRDLTQRTSGVNPAS, encoded by the coding sequence ATGCCGACGCTGCCCCATCACCATGCGACCAGCGCGCGTGTTCGAGCGCTTGCGGAGAAACTCTTCGCCTTCCTCGACGATCACGCGCGCCTGTCCTCGCACATGACCCGCTCCTCTTGGATGATGGGCCGCGGACGGATGCAGATCGAATTTGACGACGGCCGCGGACAGCGGATCGGATCGCGCATTCGATTGGCCGGGAGAGTCTTCGGTATCGAATTGTCGCTCGACGAGGTCGTGACCGAGCGGAATCCGCCCTATCGCAAAGTCTGGGAAACGATCGGCGCGCCGAAACTTCTGGTGATCGGCCATTATCGAATGGGGTTTGAGATAACAACTCAGGGAAATGACTCAGCGCTTCGCGTTTTTATCGACTACGCGCTGCCGGAAGCGCCGCCGGCTCGTTGGCTCGGGTATATGCTCGGGCGATACTATGCGAGATGGTGTACTCAACGCATGGCCAAAGACGCGATGAGACACTTTGCACTGGTCGCTAAACGGGACCTAACGCAGCGAACATCGGGAGTGAACCCAGCGTCATGA
- a CDS encoding DUF5676 family membrane protein — MKLNVWPFGFAVGIAVAAAFTICAFFVAVAPEATAAFIGYLLHIDLSGLTRPVTWANYFAGVLAIGIWTALMAAVAAGIYNSMISK; from the coding sequence ATGAAACTCAACGTTTGGCCGTTTGGATTTGCAGTCGGAATCGCCGTAGCGGCGGCGTTCACGATTTGCGCGTTCTTTGTCGCCGTCGCGCCGGAAGCGACCGCGGCGTTTATTGGCTATCTGTTGCATATCGATCTCTCTGGACTGACCCGGCCGGTAACGTGGGCGAATTACTTCGCCGGCGTCCTCGCGATCGGTATCTGGACGGCTCTGATGGCCGCCGTCGCCGCCGGGATCTATAATTCTATGATTTCCAAGTGA
- a CDS encoding Rieske 2Fe-2S domain-containing protein has protein sequence MKISRRKFLDWFLGTTAGGFFLSVFYPVSRYLIPPRVEESTALTVTLPVKAQEVKPNSGQIFKFGSQPGIVVRTPDGDLRAFTAICTHLACVVQYRPDLQHIWCACHNGHYDLNGKNIGGPPPRPLEPYEVNVRGDQVVINKARSRESAAARA, from the coding sequence ATGAAGATAAGCCGCAGAAAATTTCTGGACTGGTTTCTCGGGACGACTGCGGGAGGATTTTTCCTTTCCGTGTTCTATCCCGTTTCCCGCTACCTGATCCCTCCGAGAGTCGAGGAGTCCACGGCTCTGACCGTGACTCTTCCCGTGAAGGCGCAAGAGGTAAAGCCAAACTCAGGGCAGATCTTTAAGTTCGGAAGCCAACCGGGAATCGTGGTCCGGACTCCGGACGGAGACCTGCGGGCTTTTACCGCTATTTGCACTCATCTTGCTTGCGTCGTGCAGTACCGGCCCGACCTGCAACATATCTGGTGCGCCTGTCATAACGGTCATTATGATTTAAACGGCAAAAATATCGGCGGGCCGCCTCCAAGACCGTTGGAGCCATACGAGGTCAATGTCCGAGGAGATCAGGTGGTGATCAACAAGGCGCGCTCGCGGGAAAGCGCGGCGGCAAGAGCGTAA
- a CDS encoding SHOCT domain-containing protein — MERLAKPLIGVLTGWLIPMAALAQERSYEWGWGMHPMWWGAWGFGMMLLMLLFWVLVIVGLVIGIRWLLGQGKESRSDSALEILRQRYARGEINKEEFEAKRKDLGG, encoded by the coding sequence ATGGAACGACTGGCGAAGCCGTTGATAGGCGTGCTGACCGGTTGGTTGATCCCGATGGCGGCATTGGCCCAGGAGCGTTCCTACGAGTGGGGATGGGGTATGCATCCTATGTGGTGGGGCGCCTGGGGATTCGGCATGATGTTATTGATGCTTCTATTCTGGGTTTTGGTGATCGTAGGCCTTGTAATCGGCATCCGCTGGCTCCTGGGTCAGGGCAAGGAATCGCGTTCTGACTCGGCGCTCGAAATCCTGCGCCAACGATATGCGCGTGGCGAGATCAATAAAGAAGAATTTGAGGCGAAGAGGAAGGACCTTGGCGGATAA
- a CDS encoding DUF5676 family membrane protein, translating to MNPLNIRVVTWTMATFTTFSFVVCVLYGLIVPESMHLVQFLEITLPGFKWLSVGSFFIGLIESFLYGVYVGLVFTPIYNFYNKRWG from the coding sequence ATGAACCCGCTCAATATACGTGTCGTCACCTGGACGATGGCGACATTTACAACCTTCAGTTTTGTTGTCTGTGTGCTCTACGGCCTGATCGTGCCGGAAAGTATGCATCTTGTGCAGTTCCTTGAGATTACGCTTCCGGGGTTCAAGTGGTTAAGCGTCGGCAGTTTCTTCATCGGACTGATCGAAAGTTTTCTTTACGGCGTTTATGTGGGGCTGGTCTTCACGCCGATCTACAATTTTTACAACAAGAGATGGGGATAG
- the htpX gene encoding zinc metalloprotease HtpX has protein sequence MNTLKTTFLMALLTVILVTAGGALGGESGMVTAFLFALVMNGVSYWFSDKIVLRMYGAKEISLEEAPKLHRIVQDLTLRAHMPMPKVYVIPQESPNAFATGRDEKHAAVAVTEGILDILSESELRGVLAHELSHVKNRDILIGTIAATMAGAISMLAYIAQWGLIFGGRGSDRREGGNPIVALAMIILAPLAAMLVQLAISRSREYGADATGASISDDPLSLASALKKLKRGVEKIPMEANPATAHMFIVSPLTGGGLMNLFSTHPPLEERIARLEMMARGKG, from the coding sequence ATGAACACGCTTAAGACGACGTTTTTAATGGCGCTTCTGACTGTGATTCTGGTAACGGCCGGCGGCGCATTAGGAGGAGAAAGCGGCATGGTGACGGCTTTTCTCTTTGCTCTGGTCATGAACGGGGTGAGTTACTGGTTCAGTGATAAAATTGTTCTGCGCATGTATGGGGCGAAAGAAATTAGCCTGGAGGAGGCCCCGAAGCTCCACCGCATCGTTCAAGACTTGACGTTGCGCGCTCATATGCCCATGCCGAAAGTCTACGTGATTCCTCAGGAGTCTCCGAACGCCTTCGCCACAGGCAGAGATGAGAAACATGCTGCCGTGGCCGTCACGGAAGGCATTTTGGATATTCTCAGTGAGTCCGAGCTGCGAGGAGTCCTGGCTCACGAACTTTCCCATGTCAAGAATCGCGACATCCTTATCGGCACCATCGCCGCGACGATGGCCGGCGCAATTTCGATGCTCGCCTATATAGCGCAATGGGGGTTGATTTTCGGAGGAAGAGGTAGTGACCGCCGGGAGGGCGGCAATCCGATCGTTGCCCTGGCTATGATTATCCTGGCGCCGCTGGCGGCTATGCTGGTCCAATTAGCAATCTCTCGCAGTCGCGAGTACGGGGCAGATGCAACAGGGGCGAGTATTTCTGATGATCCTTTAAGTCTGGCCAGTGCTCTCAAGAAACTTAAACGGGGAGTAGAAAAGATTCCGATGGAGGCCAATCCTGCCACCGCGCACATGTTTATTGTGAGTCCCTTGACGGGCGGAGGTCTGATGAATCTGTTCAGCACACATCCACCGCTGGAGGAGCGGATTGCCCGGCTGGAGATGATGGCAAGAGGGAAAGGGTAA
- the ftsH gene encoding ATP-dependent zinc metalloprotease FtsH: MEKKQQQFSVGYFLVAFLIIMMVQNYFATPHTQTITYSQFKDLVQKGLVENLAIGEKIVRGTVKAEGVKQVFPAEKLKDASPEVKEGKKPHPFNTVRVEDPGLTDELEKARIPFQGELSNNWLSTILSWVVPTALFFLLWGFLMKKMGAQSGLMQIGKSKAKVYIEKKTGVTFADVAGIDEAEEELVEVVEFLKTPEKYQRLGGHIPKGVLLLGPPGTGKTLLARAVAGEANVAFFSISGSDFVEMFVGVGAARVRDLFSQAVEHSPSIIFIDELDALGKARGMNVLSSNDEREQTLNQLLAEMDGFDPNKGVIIMAATNRPEILDPALLRPGRFDRQVLVDRPDVKGREKILQLHAKKIKLSSSADLSVIAAKTPGFVGADLANIVNEAALLAARQGKDAVEMADFDEAIERVVAGLQKKSRVMSPKEKETVAYHESGHALVAELTPGSDPVSKISIIPRGVAALGYTQQLPTEDRYILKRSELLARIYILLGGRVAEEMIFGDVSTGAQNDLQRATEIARTMITQFGMSEKLGLVSLEGPRAPMFLPIPMQSQKEYSDDTARIVDEEVKKILSEAHIKVTEILGSYRVALEELAKLLLKKEVVERPELQSILKVRNLVTIRGRKRLEEISTSAEPQENRE; encoded by the coding sequence ATGGAAAAGAAGCAACAGCAGTTTTCAGTCGGATACTTCTTGGTAGCTTTTCTCATCATAATGATGGTCCAAAATTACTTCGCGACGCCCCACACCCAGACCATTACATACAGTCAGTTTAAAGATCTGGTTCAGAAAGGTCTGGTCGAAAATCTAGCCATCGGAGAGAAAATCGTTCGCGGGACCGTGAAGGCTGAGGGGGTTAAGCAGGTTTTTCCCGCAGAAAAACTCAAAGACGCCTCTCCGGAAGTAAAGGAAGGAAAGAAGCCCCATCCGTTTAACACCGTCAGGGTCGAAGATCCGGGTTTGACGGATGAGCTCGAAAAAGCCCGCATTCCGTTTCAGGGGGAGCTATCTAACAACTGGCTCTCGACGATCCTGTCCTGGGTAGTTCCCACGGCTCTGTTTTTTCTGTTGTGGGGCTTTCTGATGAAAAAAATGGGCGCCCAGAGCGGATTGATGCAGATCGGCAAGAGCAAGGCGAAAGTCTATATCGAAAAGAAAACAGGCGTGACCTTCGCCGACGTGGCCGGCATCGATGAGGCGGAGGAAGAGCTTGTCGAGGTCGTGGAGTTTCTCAAGACGCCGGAAAAATACCAGCGGCTTGGCGGTCACATCCCGAAAGGCGTGCTGCTCCTTGGTCCTCCGGGCACCGGAAAGACTTTGCTTGCGCGGGCGGTGGCGGGTGAGGCCAACGTCGCCTTCTTCAGTATCTCCGGGTCCGACTTTGTTGAAATGTTCGTCGGTGTGGGAGCCGCGCGAGTCAGAGATCTATTCTCTCAGGCTGTGGAACATTCTCCAAGCATTATCTTCATCGATGAGCTTGATGCTCTGGGCAAAGCCAGGGGCATGAATGTCCTTTCCAGCAACGACGAACGCGAACAAACTCTGAATCAGCTCCTGGCCGAGATGGACGGCTTCGATCCCAATAAGGGAGTCATCATCATGGCCGCAACCAACCGGCCCGAGATTTTAGATCCCGCCTTGCTGAGGCCGGGGAGATTCGATCGTCAGGTCCTGGTCGATCGTCCCGACGTTAAAGGGCGCGAGAAAATTCTTCAACTCCACGCAAAGAAGATCAAGCTCTCTTCGAGCGCCGATCTCAGCGTCATAGCAGCCAAGACGCCGGGATTTGTCGGCGCCGATTTGGCCAACATCGTCAACGAGGCCGCTCTTCTAGCCGCGCGTCAGGGAAAAGACGCGGTGGAGATGGCCGACTTCGATGAGGCGATTGAGCGGGTCGTAGCGGGGTTGCAAAAGAAAAGCAGGGTCATGAGCCCGAAAGAGAAGGAAACGGTCGCCTACCATGAATCGGGCCATGCCTTGGTTGCCGAGCTTACTCCCGGTTCGGACCCGGTATCGAAAATCTCGATTATTCCGCGTGGGGTAGCCGCCCTCGGCTACACGCAGCAGTTACCGACCGAAGACCGCTATATCCTGAAACGCTCCGAGCTGCTGGCGCGGATCTACATTCTTCTGGGCGGAAGAGTCGCCGAGGAGATGATCTTCGGGGATGTTTCCACGGGCGCGCAGAACGATCTCCAGCGGGCGACCGAGATTGCCAGAACCATGATCACGCAGTTCGGCATGAGCGAAAAGTTGGGTCTGGTTTCTCTGGAAGGTCCGAGGGCTCCGATGTTCCTTCCCATACCGATGCAGAGCCAAAAGGAGTACAGCGACGATACGGCGCGGATTGTCGATGAGGAGGTGAAGAAGATTTTGTCGGAGGCGCACATCAAGGTGACGGAGATTCTTGGCTCCTATCGCGTGGCCCTGGAGGAACTGGCAAAGCTCCTTTTGAAAAAGGAGGTCGTTGAAAGACCTGAGCTGCAATCGATTCTTAAGGTCAGGAATCTTGTGACCATTAGGGGAAGAAAAAGACTAGAAGAAATTTCCACGTCGGCGGAACCCCAGGAGAACAGGGAGTAA
- a CDS encoding prolipoprotein diacylglyceryl transferase codes for MYPVLFKIGPLTIYSLGLLWALAAFAGAWILRLELKRYGHDPDLAGSVVIAGAIGGLLGARLLFTLEEWESFTRAPFDFLLSGAGFSWYGGLLGGGLAAAWLFSKHKMPLARAGDMAAPALALSYGIGRIGCFLAGDATWGKVTGAPWGMAFPKAVAGWADPLTGLPYPLGVRVHPTQLYEMIQSLFVFSILWVLRKRPHPPGTIFYLYLVLAGSMRFIVEFWRANPVVGLGMTEYQWISLASVILGISLFWYQEPGRIRLT; via the coding sequence ATGTATCCTGTTCTTTTCAAGATCGGCCCGCTGACCATTTATAGCCTGGGTCTTCTCTGGGCTCTCGCGGCTTTCGCAGGCGCGTGGATTCTCCGTCTCGAACTGAAACGCTACGGCCATGATCCTGATCTTGCCGGCAGCGTCGTCATTGCCGGTGCGATCGGGGGATTACTTGGCGCCCGGTTGCTCTTCACCTTGGAAGAATGGGAGAGCTTCACGCGCGCGCCGTTTGATTTCCTGCTTAGCGGGGCTGGTTTTAGCTGGTACGGGGGTCTGCTTGGAGGGGGGCTGGCGGCGGCCTGGCTTTTCAGCAAACACAAAATGCCTCTAGCTCGCGCCGGAGACATGGCGGCTCCGGCTCTTGCTCTGAGTTACGGTATCGGACGTATCGGTTGCTTTCTCGCCGGCGATGCGACGTGGGGCAAGGTTACCGGAGCGCCCTGGGGGATGGCCTTCCCCAAAGCAGTGGCAGGATGGGCGGATCCGCTGACCGGCCTGCCGTATCCGCTGGGAGTGCGCGTACACCCGACACAACTCTATGAGATGATTCAGTCACTGTTCGTTTTTTCGATCCTCTGGGTTCTTAGAAAAAGACCTCACCCTCCGGGAACAATCTTTTACCTTTATCTAGTTCTTGCGGGGTCAATGCGGTTTATCGTCGAATTCTGGCGTGCAAATCCCGTAGTGGGTCTTGGCATGACGGAGTACCAGTGGATCAGTCTGGCGTCGGTCATTCTCGGAATCAGCTTGTTTTGGTATCAAGAACCGGGGCGAATCAGATTAACTTGA
- a CDS encoding c-type cytochrome → MRRFLFATFLIAVIIGGLLSGACSRRQKNDEVANQKMDMHGMTSDWKFTLPQGDPVEGRKLFIEAECYKCHEVKGEKFPGVADGEKGVGPELSQMAGMHPPEFFAESIINPNAAIDPKAKELSYLGEDGKSKMPDYSDTFTAKQVADLASYIASLKGQTSGEQMRH, encoded by the coding sequence ATGAGGCGGTTTCTTTTCGCAACCTTTTTAATTGCCGTCATCATCGGAGGACTTTTGTCTGGCGCATGTTCCAGGCGTCAGAAAAACGATGAGGTGGCCAACCAGAAGATGGACATGCATGGTATGACATCCGACTGGAAATTTACTTTGCCGCAAGGTGATCCGGTCGAAGGGCGGAAGCTCTTTATCGAGGCGGAGTGCTACAAATGCCATGAAGTCAAAGGTGAAAAATTCCCAGGCGTGGCAGACGGAGAAAAAGGAGTCGGCCCGGAGCTGTCGCAGATGGCAGGAATGCACCCGCCGGAGTTCTTTGCCGAGTCCATTATCAATCCGAACGCAGCGATCGATCCGAAAGCCAAGGAGCTGAGCTATCTCGGAGAAGACGGCAAGTCCAAGATGCCGGATTACAGTGATACGTTCACCGCTAAGCAGGTGGCGGACCTCGCCTCTTACATAGCATCCCTCAAAGGACAAACATCGGGTGAGCAGATGCGGCACTAG